Proteins from one Mustela erminea isolate mMusErm1 chromosome 20, mMusErm1.Pri, whole genome shotgun sequence genomic window:
- the CORO1A gene encoding coronin-1A isoform X1: MSRQVVRSSKFRHVFGQPAKADQCYEDVRVSQTTWDSGFCAVNPKFVALICEASGGGAFLVLPLGKTGRVDKNVPMVCGHTAPVLDIAWCPHNDNVIASGSEDCTVMVWEIPDGGLTLPLREPVVTLEGHTKRVGIVVWHPTAQNVLLSAGCDNVILVWDVGTGAAVLTLGSDVHPDTIYSVDWSRDGALICTSCRDKRVRIIEPRKGTVVAEKDRPHEGTRPVRAVFVSDGKILTTGFSRMSERQVALWDTKHLEEPLSLQELDTSSGVLLPFFDPDTNIVYLCGKGDSSIRYFEITSEAPFLHYLSMFSSKESQRGMGYMPKRGLEVNKCEIARFYKLHERRCEPIAMTVPRKSDLFQEDLYPPTAGPDAALTAEEWLGGRDAGPLLISLKDGYVPPKSRELRVNRGLDTGRRKTALEASGTPSSDTVARLEEEMKKLQATVQELQQRLDRLEETVQAK; the protein is encoded by the exons ATGAGCCGCCAGGTGGTCCGCTCCAGCAAGTTCCGCCATGTGTTTGGACAGCCCGCCAAGGCCGACCAGTGCTATGAGGACGTGCGCGTCTCCCAGACCACCTGGGACAGTGGCTTCTGTGCCGTCAACCCCAAGTTTGTGGCCCTGATCTGCGaggccagtgggggaggggccttccTCGTGCTGCCCCTGGGCAAG ACTGGACGTGTGGACAAGAACGTACCCATGGTCTGCGGCCACACAGCCCCAGTGCTGGACATCGCCTGGTGCCCACACAATGATAACGTCATTGCCAGCGGCTCCGAGGATTGCACAGTCATG GTGTGGGAGATCCCTGATGGGGGCCTGACACTGCCCCTGCGGGAGCCCGTCGTCACCCTGGAGGGCCACACCAAGCGCGTGGGCATCGTGGTCTGGCACCCCACGGCCCAGAACGTGCTGCTCAGTGCAG GTTGTGACAACGTGATCCTGGTGTGGGACGTGGGCACTGGGGCAGCTGTGCTGACGCTGGGCTCCGACGTGCACCCGGACACCATCTACAGCGTGGACTGGAGCCGAGACGGCGCCCTCATTTGCACCTCCTGCCGGGACAAGCGAGTGCGCATCATCGAGCCGCGCAAAGGCACTGTGGTTGCT GAGAAGGACCGTCCCCATGAGGGGACCCGGCCTGTGCGCGCAGTCTTCGTATCCGATGGAAAGATCCTGACCACGGGCTTCAGCCGCATGAGTGAGCGGCAGGTGGCGCTGTGGGACACG AAGCACCTGGAGGAGCCACTGTCCCTGCAGGAACTGGACACCAGCAGCGGCGTCCTGCTGCCCTTCTTCGACCCCGACACCAACATAGTCTACCTCTGTGGCAAG GGGGACAGCTCTATCCGGTACTTCGAGATCACTTCCGAGGCCCCGTTCCTGCACTATCTCTCCATGTTCAGTTCCAAGGAGTCCCAGCGGGGCATGGGCTACATGCCCAAACGTGGCCTGGAGGTGAACAAGTGTGAGATTGCCAG ATTCTACAAGCTGCACGAGCGGCGGTGTGAGCCCATCGCCATGACAGTGCCTAGAAAG TCGGACCTGTTCCAGGAGGACCTTTACCCACCCACCGCAGGGCCCGATGCTGCCCTCACGGCTGAGGAGTGGCTGGGCGGCCGGGATGCTGGACCCCTCCTCATTTCCCTCAAGGACGGCTACGTGCCTCCAAAGAGCCGGGAGCTGAGGGTCAACCGGGGCCTGGACACTGGGCGCAGGAAGACAGCTCTAGAGGCCAGTGGGACCCCCAGCTCG GACACCGTAGCCCggctggaggaggagatgaagaagCTCCAGGCCACGGTGCAGGAGCTACAGCAGCGCTTGGATAGGCTGGAGGAGACGGTCCAGGCCAAGTAG
- the CORO1A gene encoding coronin-1A isoform X2 — MVCGHTAPVLDIAWCPHNDNVIASGSEDCTVMVWEIPDGGLTLPLREPVVTLEGHTKRVGIVVWHPTAQNVLLSAGCDNVILVWDVGTGAAVLTLGSDVHPDTIYSVDWSRDGALICTSCRDKRVRIIEPRKGTVVAEKDRPHEGTRPVRAVFVSDGKILTTGFSRMSERQVALWDTKHLEEPLSLQELDTSSGVLLPFFDPDTNIVYLCGKGDSSIRYFEITSEAPFLHYLSMFSSKESQRGMGYMPKRGLEVNKCEIARFYKLHERRCEPIAMTVPRKSDLFQEDLYPPTAGPDAALTAEEWLGGRDAGPLLISLKDGYVPPKSRELRVNRGLDTGRRKTALEASGTPSSDTVARLEEEMKKLQATVQELQQRLDRLEETVQAK; from the exons ATGGTCTGCGGCCACACAGCCCCAGTGCTGGACATCGCCTGGTGCCCACACAATGATAACGTCATTGCCAGCGGCTCCGAGGATTGCACAGTCATG GTGTGGGAGATCCCTGATGGGGGCCTGACACTGCCCCTGCGGGAGCCCGTCGTCACCCTGGAGGGCCACACCAAGCGCGTGGGCATCGTGGTCTGGCACCCCACGGCCCAGAACGTGCTGCTCAGTGCAG GTTGTGACAACGTGATCCTGGTGTGGGACGTGGGCACTGGGGCAGCTGTGCTGACGCTGGGCTCCGACGTGCACCCGGACACCATCTACAGCGTGGACTGGAGCCGAGACGGCGCCCTCATTTGCACCTCCTGCCGGGACAAGCGAGTGCGCATCATCGAGCCGCGCAAAGGCACTGTGGTTGCT GAGAAGGACCGTCCCCATGAGGGGACCCGGCCTGTGCGCGCAGTCTTCGTATCCGATGGAAAGATCCTGACCACGGGCTTCAGCCGCATGAGTGAGCGGCAGGTGGCGCTGTGGGACACG AAGCACCTGGAGGAGCCACTGTCCCTGCAGGAACTGGACACCAGCAGCGGCGTCCTGCTGCCCTTCTTCGACCCCGACACCAACATAGTCTACCTCTGTGGCAAG GGGGACAGCTCTATCCGGTACTTCGAGATCACTTCCGAGGCCCCGTTCCTGCACTATCTCTCCATGTTCAGTTCCAAGGAGTCCCAGCGGGGCATGGGCTACATGCCCAAACGTGGCCTGGAGGTGAACAAGTGTGAGATTGCCAG ATTCTACAAGCTGCACGAGCGGCGGTGTGAGCCCATCGCCATGACAGTGCCTAGAAAG TCGGACCTGTTCCAGGAGGACCTTTACCCACCCACCGCAGGGCCCGATGCTGCCCTCACGGCTGAGGAGTGGCTGGGCGGCCGGGATGCTGGACCCCTCCTCATTTCCCTCAAGGACGGCTACGTGCCTCCAAAGAGCCGGGAGCTGAGGGTCAACCGGGGCCTGGACACTGGGCGCAGGAAGACAGCTCTAGAGGCCAGTGGGACCCCCAGCTCG GACACCGTAGCCCggctggaggaggagatgaagaagCTCCAGGCCACGGTGCAGGAGCTACAGCAGCGCTTGGATAGGCTGGAGGAGACGGTCCAGGCCAAGTAG
- the BOLA2B gene encoding bolA-like protein 2 isoform X1, producing the protein MELSAEYLREKLQRDLEAEHVEVEDTTPHRCASSFRVLVVSAKFEGKPLLQRHRRPRHHRSVGEAQGRSVTLRGARSRFSASLSQPRLDPPTAFTEL; encoded by the exons ATGGAGCTCAGCGCCGAATACCTCCGGGAGAAGCTGCAGCGGGACCTGGAGGCGGAGCATGTG GAAGTCGAGGACACGACTCCCCACCGCTGCGCGTCCAGCTTCCGAGTCCTGGTGGTGTCGGCCAAGTTCGAGGGGAAGCCACTGCTTCAGAGACACCG GAGGCCGCGTCACCACCGCTCTGTGGGAGAGGCTCAGGGAAGGAGTGTCACTTTAAGAGGCGCACGTTCCAGATTTTCTGCTTCTCTATCACAGCCCCGATTGGATCCACCCACTGCGTTCACAGAGCTGTGA
- the BOLA2B gene encoding bolA-like protein 2 isoform X2 encodes MELSAEYLREKLQRDLEAEHVEVEDTTPHRCASSFRVLVVSAKFEGKPLLQRHRLVNTCLAEELLHIHAFEQKTLTPEQWAREQQK; translated from the exons ATGGAGCTCAGCGCCGAATACCTCCGGGAGAAGCTGCAGCGGGACCTGGAGGCGGAGCATGTG GAAGTCGAGGACACGACTCCCCACCGCTGCGCGTCCAGCTTCCGAGTCCTGGTGGTGTCGGCCAAGTTCGAGGGGAAGCCACTGCTTCAGAGACACCG GCTGGTGAACACGTGCCTAGCTGAAGAGCTTCTGCACATTCATGCCTTTGAGCAGAAAACCCTGACCCCGGAGCAGTGGGCCCGCGAGCAGCAGAAATAA
- the SLX1A gene encoding structure-specific endonuclease subunit SLX1 isoform X2 → MGPAGDTARPGRFFGVYLLYCLNPRHRGRVYVGFTVNPARRVQQHNGGRKKGGAWRTSGRGPWEMVLLVHGFPSAVAALREEEGPLCCPHPGCCLRAHVICLAEEFLREEPEELLPLEGQCPGCKNSVLWGDLIWLCQVGTEEEEEDLELEEEHWTDMLET, encoded by the exons ATGGGCCCTGCGGGGGACACGGCGAGGCCCGGCCGCTTCTTCGGCGTCTACCTGCTCTACTGCCTGAACCCTCGGCACCGGGGCCGCGTCTACGTGGGCTTCACCGTCAACCCTGCTCGTCGGGTCCAGCAGCACAACGGCGGCCGCAAAAAAGGCGGGGCCTGGCGGACCAGCGGGCGCGGGCCCTG GGAGATGGTGCTGCTCGTGCACGGCTTCCCCTCCGCCGTGGCCGCCCTTCGG GAAGAGGAGGGCCCCCTGTGCTGCCCCCACCCCGGCTGCTGCCTCAGAGCCCACGTGATCTGCCTAGCAGAGGAGTTCTTGCGAGAGGAGCCGGAGGAGCTTCTGCCTCTGGAGGGCCAGTGCCCTGG CTGTAAGAACTCAGTGCTGTGGGGAGACCTGATCTGGCTGTGCCAGGTGGGCAccgaggaggaagaggaggacctGGAATTAGAAGAG GAACACTGGACAGACATGCTGGAGACCTGA
- the SLX1A gene encoding structure-specific endonuclease subunit SLX1 isoform X1: MGPAGDTARPGRFFGVYLLYCLNPRHRGRVYVGFTVNPARRVQQHNGGRKKGGAWRTSGRGPWEMVLLVHGFPSAVAALRFEWAWQHPHASRRLTHVGPRLRSEAAFAFHLRVLAHMLRAPPWARLPLTVRWPRADFRRELCPPPPPHMPLAFGPPPARASAPSSRAGPSADPASGPPPAAAAFCALCARSFQEEEGPLCCPHPGCCLRAHVICLAEEFLREEPEELLPLEGQCPGCKNSVLWGDLIWLCQVGTEEEEEDLELEEEHWTDMLET; the protein is encoded by the exons ATGGGCCCTGCGGGGGACACGGCGAGGCCCGGCCGCTTCTTCGGCGTCTACCTGCTCTACTGCCTGAACCCTCGGCACCGGGGCCGCGTCTACGTGGGCTTCACCGTCAACCCTGCTCGTCGGGTCCAGCAGCACAACGGCGGCCGCAAAAAAGGCGGGGCCTGGCGGACCAGCGGGCGCGGGCCCTG GGAGATGGTGCTGCTCGTGCACGGCTTCCCCTCCGCCGTGGCCGCCCTTCGG TTCGAGTGGGCCTGGCAGCACCCGCACGCCTCGCGCCGCCTGACGCACGTGGGTCCGCGCCTGCGCAGCGAGGCGGCCTTCGCGTTCCACCTGCGCGTGCTCGCGCACATGCTGCGCGCGCCGCCCTGGGCGCGCCTGCCGCTGACCGTGCGCTGGCCGCGCGCCGACTTCCGCCGAGAGCTgtgcccgccgccgccgccgcacaTGCCGCTGGCCTTCGGGCCTCCGCCGGCCCGGGCCTCCGCGCCGAGCAGCCGCGCGGGTCCCTCGGCCGACCCCGCGTCAGGGCCGCCCCCGGCCGCCGCGGCTTTCTGCGCCCTGTGCGCGCGCTCCTTCCAG GAAGAGGAGGGCCCCCTGTGCTGCCCCCACCCCGGCTGCTGCCTCAGAGCCCACGTGATCTGCCTAGCAGAGGAGTTCTTGCGAGAGGAGCCGGAGGAGCTTCTGCCTCTGGAGGGCCAGTGCCCTGG CTGTAAGAACTCAGTGCTGTGGGGAGACCTGATCTGGCTGTGCCAGGTGGGCAccgaggaggaagaggaggacctGGAATTAGAAGAG GAACACTGGACAGACATGCTGGAGACCTGA
- the LOC116581510 gene encoding sulfotransferase 1A1, producing MELIQDTSRPPLAYVKGIPLIKYFAEALGSLQDFQARPDDLLISTYPKSGTTWVSEILDMIYQGGDLQKCRRASILIRVPFLEFKAPGVPTGLEALKDTPAPRLIKTHLPLALLPQTLLDQKVKVVYVARNAKDVAVSFYHFYRMAKVHPDPGTWDCFLEKFMAGEVSYGSWYQHVREWWELSHTHPVLYLFYEDMKENPKREIQKILKFLGRSLPEETVDLIVQQTSFKEMKKNSMANYSTIPADIMDHSISAFMRKGITGDWKTTFTVAQNERFDADYAGKMEGCGLSFRTEL from the exons ATGGAGCTCATCCAAGACACCTCGCGCCCGCCGCTGGCATATGTGAAGGGAATCCCTCTCATCAAGTACTTTGCAgaggccctgggctccctgcaggACTTCCAAGCCCGGCCTGACGACCTGCTTATCAGCACCTACCCCAAATCTG GCACCACCTGGGTGAGCGAGATCCTCGACATGATCTACCAGGGCGGGGATCTACAGAAGTGTCGCCGGGCCTCCATCTTAATCCGGGTACCCTTCCTGGAGTTCAAGGCTCCAGGTGTTCCCACAG GTTTGGAGGCTCTGAAAGATACACCAGCCCCACGACTCATTAAGACACACCTGCCCTTGGCTCTGCTCCCTCAGACCTTGCTGGATCAGAAGGTCAag GTGGTCTACGTGGCCCGCAACGCCAAGGATGTGGCCGTCTCCTTTTACCACTTCTACCGCATGGCCAAGGTGCACCCAGACCCTGGCACCTGGGACTGCTTCCTGGAGAAGTTCATGGCTGGGGAAG tGTCCTACGGGTCCTGGTACCAGCACGTGCGGGAGTGGTGGGAGCTGAGTCACACCCACCCTGTTCTCTACCTCTTCTACGAGGACATGAAAGAG AACCCCAAGAGGGAGATTCAGAAGATCCTGAAGTTCTTGGGGCGTTCCCTGCCAGAGGAGACCGTGGATCTCATTGTCCAACAAACGTCCTTCAAGGAGATGAAGAAAAACTCCATGGCGAACTACAGCACCATACCCGCTGACATCATGGACCACAGCATTTCGGCCTTCATGAGGAAAG GCATCACGGGGGACTGGAAGACCACCTTCACTGTGGCCCAGAATGAGCGCTTTGATGCTGACTATGCCGGGAAGATGGAGGGCTGTGGCCTCAGCTTCCGCACAGAGCTCTGA
- the SGF29 gene encoding SAGA-associated factor 29 isoform X1, translated as MESGLLTPTEILPGGESSTSRIKRKPSSSGDRVHFRGIAWPSHPGSPERSCRGFLGCGLPETRPFLLQPRSEPRELPPGIWSLERVLSLVPAWAEPRLQLLPSDPAGCRGRPAGLRPAVSILRKALDKIAEIKSLLEERRIAAKIAGLYNDSEPPRKTMRRGVLMTLLQQSAMTLPLWIGKPGDKPPPLCGAIPASGDYVAKPGDKVAARVKAVDGDEQWILAEVVSYSHATNKYEVDDIDEEGKERHTLSRRRIIPLPQWKANPETDPEALFQKEQLVLALYPQTTCFYRALIHTPPQRPQDDYSVLFEDTSYADGYSPPLNVAQRYVVACKEPKKK; from the exons ATGGAGTCTGGGCTGCTTACTCCTACTGAAATACTCCCTGGGGGAGAGTCCTCAACATCTAGGATAAAGAGAAAACCTTCCTCCAGCGGGGACCGTGTTCACTTCCGCGGGATTGCCTGGCCCAGCCACCCCGGAAGCCCGGAAAGGAGCTGCAGAGGGTTTCTGGGCTGCGGCCTTCCAGAGACccgtcccttcctcctccagccccgcTCCGAGCCCAGAGAGCTCCCCCCGGGCATCTGGAGTCTGGAGCGTGTTCTTTCCCTTGTCCCAGCTTGGGCGGAGCCCAGGCTTCAGCTTCTGCCCTCCGACCCCGCGGGCTGCAGGGGGCGGCCAGCAGGGCTCCGTCCCGCTGTCAG CATCCTCCGGAAGGCTCTAGATAAGATCGCGGAAATCAAGTCTCTGTTGGAAGAAAGGCGGATTG CGGCCAAGATCGCGGGCCTGTACAACGACTCGGAGCCCCCTCGGAAGACCATGCGCCGGGGGGTGCTGATGACCCTGCTGCAGCAGTCGGCCATGACCCTGCCCCTGTGGATCGGGAAGCCTGGTGACAA GCCCCCACCCCTCTGTGGGGCCATTCCAGCCTCTGGGGACTACGTGGCCAAGCCCGGAGACAAGGTGGCCGCCCGGGTCAAGGCTGTGGACGGGGATGAGCAGTGGATCCTGGCGGAGGTGGTCAGTTACAGCCACGCCACCAACAA GTACGAGGTGGATGACATCGATGAGGAAGGCAAAGA GAGACACACGCTGAGCCGACGGCGTATCATCCCGCTGCCCCAGTGGAAAGCCAACCCGGAGACGGACCCGGAGGCCTTGTTTCAGAAGGAACAGCTTGTGCTGGCCCTGTACCCCCAGACCACCTGCTTCTACCGTGCCCTGATCCACACGCCCCCACAGCGG CCCCAGGATGACTATTCAGTCCTGTTTGAAGACACGTCCTATGCAGACGGTTACTCCCCTCCCCTCAATGTGGCCCAGAGGTACGTGGTGGCTTGTAAGGAGCCCAAGAAGAAGTGA